From Chromohalobacter canadensis, one genomic window encodes:
- the ppk1 gene encoding polyphosphate kinase 1 has product MDDTRSSDVPLGSDNATSQESGETLPLRVNRTRTGIHAKPAPFPEAELDDPALYFNRELSHLQFNIRVLEQSLDTSHPLLNRLMFLLIFSSNLDEFFEIRVAGLKHQIALAREESGADGMPPRQVLTEISRIAHEQVERQYRILNETLIPALEEQGLRFRRRTQWSEAQADWVREYFAEEIMPVISPIGLDPSHPFPRLVNKSLNFIVELEGTDAFGREGGLAILPAPRSLPRLMRLPEALSETGYTEYVFLSSMIHAHAQEVFPGMQVHGCYQFRLTRNADLAVDPEDVSDLASALRGELLARRYGSGVRLEVADNCPDRLASFLLTQFELEAADLYRVSGPVNLTRLMSVLSDVDRPDLLYRASTPGLPRQVKSDVSLFSQIAQNDILLHHPFQSFSLIEDWLQEAASDPDVLAIKQTLYRTGADSPIVSALVDAARNGKEVTVVIELRARFDEADNLALASRLQEAGAIVIYGVMAYKTHAKMLHVVRRERGALRYYAHLGTGNYHSKTAKLYTDYSLLTANETLCEDVHKVFQQLSGMGKPRQIDTLLHAPFVLHDRLVSMIDREARYAEKGHKAQLIIKCNSLTEPQLIRALYRASRAGVQCDLIIRGMCCLRPGVEGISDNIRVRSIIGRFLEHTRVFHFHNGGKPETWCSSADFMERNMFRRVETCFPLLDKKLAQRVRKDLATYLVDNCQSWELQTDGRYRLLDAGDAEPISAQETLLYAYAVKP; this is encoded by the coding sequence ATGGACGACACGCGCTCTTCCGATGTTCCGCTCGGTAGCGACAATGCAACCTCTCAGGAATCCGGTGAAACACTACCTCTTCGCGTCAACCGCACGCGCACGGGTATTCATGCTAAACCCGCGCCGTTTCCAGAGGCCGAACTTGACGATCCGGCACTGTACTTCAACCGCGAGCTCTCGCACCTGCAGTTCAATATCCGCGTGCTCGAGCAATCCCTGGATACCTCGCATCCACTGCTCAATCGGCTGATGTTCCTGCTGATCTTCTCCTCGAATCTGGACGAGTTCTTCGAGATTCGCGTGGCCGGCCTCAAGCATCAGATCGCCCTGGCCCGCGAGGAAAGCGGCGCCGATGGTATGCCACCACGCCAGGTACTGACCGAAATCTCGCGCATCGCCCACGAGCAGGTCGAGCGGCAATACCGCATCCTCAACGAGACGCTGATCCCCGCACTCGAGGAGCAGGGACTGCGCTTCCGTCGCCGCACGCAGTGGTCCGAGGCCCAGGCCGACTGGGTACGCGAGTATTTCGCCGAGGAGATCATGCCGGTGATCAGCCCCATCGGCCTCGACCCTTCGCATCCGTTTCCACGCCTGGTCAACAAGAGCTTGAACTTCATCGTCGAGCTCGAAGGCACCGATGCCTTCGGTCGTGAAGGAGGGCTTGCCATCCTGCCAGCGCCACGCTCGCTGCCACGCTTGATGCGCTTGCCCGAAGCACTGAGCGAAACCGGTTATACCGAATACGTGTTCCTGTCGTCGATGATCCACGCCCACGCTCAGGAAGTGTTTCCCGGCATGCAGGTGCACGGTTGCTACCAGTTCCGCCTGACGCGCAACGCCGATCTCGCCGTCGACCCCGAGGACGTCTCGGACTTGGCCTCGGCCTTGCGCGGCGAGCTTCTGGCACGACGCTACGGTAGCGGCGTGCGCCTCGAGGTGGCCGATAATTGCCCCGACCGGCTGGCGAGCTTCCTGCTCACCCAGTTCGAACTCGAGGCGGCGGATCTCTACCGCGTCTCCGGCCCGGTCAATCTGACCCGGCTCATGTCGGTACTCAGCGACGTCGACCGCCCCGACCTGTTGTATCGCGCCTCCACGCCAGGCTTGCCACGTCAGGTCAAGAGCGATGTCAGTCTGTTCTCACAGATCGCCCAGAACGACATCCTGCTGCACCACCCCTTCCAGTCGTTTTCCCTGATCGAGGACTGGCTTCAGGAAGCCGCCAGCGATCCGGACGTGCTGGCGATCAAGCAGACCCTGTACCGAACCGGTGCCGACTCGCCCATCGTCAGCGCCCTGGTCGATGCCGCACGAAACGGCAAGGAAGTCACCGTGGTCATCGAGCTGCGGGCGCGTTTCGATGAGGCCGACAACCTCGCGCTGGCTTCGCGTCTCCAGGAAGCCGGCGCCATCGTCATCTACGGCGTCATGGCCTACAAGACGCATGCCAAGATGCTCCACGTGGTCCGCCGTGAACGCGGCGCGTTGCGTTACTACGCGCATCTAGGCACCGGTAACTATCACTCCAAGACCGCCAAACTATACACCGACTACAGTCTGCTCACCGCCAATGAAACGCTTTGCGAAGACGTTCACAAGGTCTTCCAACAGCTCTCGGGGATGGGCAAACCGCGTCAGATCGATACGCTCTTGCACGCGCCATTCGTGCTACACGACCGTCTGGTGTCGATGATCGACCGCGAAGCACGCTATGCGGAAAAGGGCCACAAGGCGCAACTGATCATCAAGTGCAATTCGTTGACCGAGCCCCAGCTGATCCGCGCGCTGTATCGTGCTTCGCGCGCCGGAGTGCAATGCGACCTGATCATCCGTGGCATGTGCTGCCTGCGCCCCGGGGTCGAAGGGATTTCCGACAATATCCGGGTGCGTTCGATCATCGGCCGCTTCCTGGAACATACCCGCGTATTCCACTTCCACAATGGCGGTAAACCCGAAACCTGGTGTTCCAGCGCGGACTTTATGGAGCGCAACATGTTCCGCCGTGTGGAGACCTGCTTCCCGCTACTCGACAAGAAACTCGCCCAGCGCGTACGCAAGGATCTGGCCACCTACTTGGTGGACAACTGTCAGAGTTGGGAATTACAGACCGACGGCCGCTACCGCCTCCTCGATGCCGGCGACGCCGAACCGATCAGCGCCCAGGAAACCTTGCTCTACGCCTACGCCGTCAAACCCTGA